Proteins co-encoded in one Aspergillus luchuensis IFO 4308 DNA, chromosome 6, nearly complete sequence genomic window:
- a CDS encoding oxidative DNA demethylase (BUSCO:EOG09260ZG2;~COG:B;~EggNog:ENOG410PGA6;~InterPro:IPR005123,IPR043044,IPR006620,IPR039558, IPR019601;~PFAM:PF10637,PF13640,PF13661;~go_function: GO:0005506 - iron ion binding [Evidence IEA];~go_function: GO:0016491 - oxidoreductase activity [Evidence IEA];~go_function: GO:0016705 - oxidoreductase activity, acting on paired donors, with incorporation or reduction of molecular oxygen [Evidence IEA];~go_function: GO:0016706 - 2-oxoglutarate-dependent dioxygenase activity [Evidence IEA];~go_function: GO:0031418 - L-ascorbic acid binding [Evidence IEA];~go_process: GO:0055114 - oxidation-reduction process [Evidence IEA]): MKRKTDGRESLGGKDQPESKKRALSSEEAAARFRDGLFEPSVLKDYTEQYAQSAPYKHGVIHPLIEPSLLRAVRDEIQAQVQFTEKETDIYKIFQSGDLANLDGLDDASLAKLPSILKLRDAMYSARFREFLSKVTGSGKLSGQKTDMAINVYNEGCHLLCHDDVIGSRRLSYILYLTDPDQPWQAEWGGALRLYPTTTKKDANGDDVLIPSPDYSLSIPPAFNQLSFFTVQPGESFHDVEEVYHPKDNEDKSKKRVRMAISGWFHIPQEGEDGYEAGLEEKLAERSSLAQLQGRGDIYDLPQPKTVDCENEDEQQPEEGGKGKGKAKVEEEPTPEFTESDLAFLIQYIAPSYLTPDIAEEMSETFSNESCLSLERFLSEKFATRVRTYIEEQEKKGLPSSSDEILAETGWTVARPPHKQRYLFQQHGTATQDQKSPIQELLDDLFPSRAFRKWLALITGADRITSYDYLARRFRRGQDYTLASGYDGEQPRLELSLCLTPTPGWEKEDDDEEEEEDQDQDQEMGEGSSEEQQKKAVKPTKKKKDEGAVANGDAEEPSVGGYEIYMAGDDEDEGDAAIYRSAGADDDDDGILFSTAAGWNRLSIVLRDSGTLKFVKYVSEAAKGDRWDITGNLGVEFEDNDDEDEDDEDVDDDDVEEEDE; the protein is encoded by the exons ATGAAGCGCAAGACTGATGGAAGAGAGTCCCTCGGCGGCAAAGACCAGCCTGAGTCCAAGAAGCGCGCTTTGTCGAGCGAAGAAGCCGCTGCGCGCTTCCGTGACGGCTTGTTCGAGCCGTCGGTTCTGAAGGACTATACCGAGCAATATGCCCAGTCTGCTCC GTACAAGCATGGTgtcatccaccccctcatcGAGCCCTCCCTCTTGCGCGCCGTCCGCGACGAAATCCAGGCCCAGGTGCAGTTCACCGAGAAGGAAACCGATATCTACAAGATTTTCCAATCCGGCGACCTGGCCAACCTGGACGGTCTCGACGATGCCTCTCTTGCGAAATTGCCCTCCATCCTCAAGCTGCGCGACGCCATGTACTCTGCCCGCTTCCGTGAGTTCCTCTCTAAGGTCACCGGCTCTGGAAAGCTCAGCGGACAAAAAACCGACATGGCCATCAACGTCTACAACGAGGGCTGCCACTTGCTCTGCCACGACGATGTCATCGGAAGCCGACGTCTGTCCTACATTCTCTACCTCACCGACCCCGACCAACCCTGGCAGGCCGAATGGGGTGGCGCACTGCGTCTGTACCCCACGACAACCAAGAAGGATGCCAACGGCGACGACGTCCTGATTCCCAGCCCAGACTACTCCCTCAGCATTCCTCCCGCGTTCAACCAGCTGAGCTTCTTCACCGTCCAGCCCGGAGAGAGTTTCCACGACGTCGAAGAAGTCTACCACCCGAAAGACAACGAAGACAAGTCCAAGAAGCGCGTGCGCATGGCCATCAGCGGCTGGTTCCACATCCCGCAGGAAGGCGAAGACGGCTACGAAGCCGgtctggaagagaagctcgCTGAGCGCAGTAGTCTGGCCCAGCTCCAGGGCCGCGGCGACATCTACGACCTCCCCCAGCCCAAGACCGTCGACTGCGAGAACGAGGACGAGCAACAACCCGAGGAAGGAGGTAaaggcaagggcaaggcgaaggtggaagaggagcccaCGCCCGAATTCACCGAATCCGACCTCGCCTTCCTGATCCAATACATCGCCCCATCCTACCTCACCCCCGACATCGCCGAGGAAATGTCCGAGACCTTCTCTAACGAGTCGTGTCTCAGTCTGGAACGATTCCTTTCGGAGAAGTTTGCGACTCGTGTTCGGACCTACATTgaagagcaggagaagaagggcctgCCCAGTTCCTCCGACGAGATTCTCGCCGAGACCGGATGGACGGTCGCCCGTCCTCCCCACAAGCAGCGCTACCTGTTCCAGCAACATGGCACCGCGACCCAGGACCAGAAATCTCCGATCCAGGAACTCCTCGACgaccttttcccttcccggGCATTCCGCAAGTGGCTCGCTCTGATCACCGGTGCGGACCGTATTACCAGCTACGACTACCTGGCGCGTCGCTTCCGCAGAGGCCAGGATTACACCCTGGCCAGTGGCTATGATGGAGAACAGCCCCGTTTGGAGCTGTCGCTTTGCTTGACGCCCACTCCGggctgggagaaggaggacgacgacgaggaagaggaggaggatcaggATCAGGATCAGGAGATGGGCGAGGGCTCatcggaggagcagcagaagaaggcggtcaagccgacgaagaagaagaaggatgaaggAGCCGTCGCCAACGGCGACGCCGAGGAGCCTTCGGTGGGTGGATACGAGATCTACATGGCcggcgacgacgaggatgagggcgATGCAGCGATCTACCGGTCCGCAGgcgccgacgatgacgatgacggcaTTCTCTTCAGCACTGCCGCCGGATGGAACCGACTCAGCATTGTGTTGCGGGACAGCGGCACCCTGAAGTTCGTCAAGTATGTCAGCGAGGCTGCCAAGGGCGACCGTTGGGATATCACGGGTAACCTGGGGGTGGAATTCGAGGAtaacgatgacgaagatgaagacgacgaagatgtggatgatgatgacgttgaagaagaggatgagtgA
- a CDS encoding uncharacterized protein (COG:S;~EggNog:ENOG410PS1J;~InterPro:IPR037830), translating to MQPSQENQSNQPDRPGTPPRPPYSPVTPVFAHLVPVTNAAAGNGAPHPIVPPAASPSPTTRVPPYGSSADFTPPAAAPVFAPEPAAVPISESENPDAIALRSAISILQLQKQQSMRDIQTLEKFKKAAAEDPEGFARELAAGNLSAKDTGAFINFTHDKDSEDEDVESPKRGVYAGLGTLPTPQNVVRMPPINWNKYQIVGEPLDKMHEEQRRRPSSGESRRDDSAQRAPEHVLASPYRPLVDKLESPGKAKGTNRNKKT from the coding sequence ATGCAGCCTTCGCAGGAGAACCAAAGCAACCAGCCTGATCGGCCAGGTACTCCGCCGCGCCCGCCTTACTCGCCCGTGACTCCTGTCTTTGCCCATCTTGTGCCTGTCACGAACGCCGCCGCGGGGAACGGTGCTCCTCACCCTATTGTTCCTCCTGCTGCGTCGCCCTCGCCAACCACAAGAGTACCCCCTTATGGTTCATCGGCGGACTTTACCCCGCCGGCTGCAGCCCCCGTGTTCGCGCCCGAGCCGGCCGCCGTCCCGATCTCGGAGAGCGAGAACCCAGATGCCATTGCTCTGCGATCCGCGATCTCTATCCTTCAGCTCCAGAAGCAGCAAAGCATGCGGGATATCCAGACGCTAGAAAAGTTCAAGAAGGCCGCGGCAGAGGATCCAGAAGGGTTCGCCCGCGAACTGGCAGCGGGAAATCTGTCGGCGAAGGATACAGGGGCTTTCATCAACTTCACTCATGACAAAgactcggaggatgaggatgtagAGAGTCCGAAGAGAGGCGTTTATGCTGGGCTGGGGACCCTGCCCACGCCGCAGAATGTTGTCCGCATGCCTCCCATCAACTGGAACAAGTACCAGATCGTGGGCGAACCGTTGGATAAGATGCACGAGGAGCAGCGGAGGCGGCCATCTTCTGGCGAATCCAGACGCGACGATAGTGCTCAACGAGCACCAGAGCATGTGTTAGCTTCGCCGTATCGACCTCTAGTAGACAAGCTAGAGAGTCCGGGAAAGGCCAAGGGCACCAACAGAAACAAGAAGACTTGA
- a CDS encoding enoyl-CoA hydratase/isomerase family protein (COG:I;~EggNog:ENOG410PHMG;~InterPro:IPR001753,IPR029045;~PFAM:PF00378;~go_function: GO:0003824 - catalytic activity [Evidence IEA]): MSTTTSPLFTLPIPSTSGSITCTNPSPDQPTIYLLTFTSPPDNRLTPTFIDTFLLALDIIEHRYQKGVLITTSGIPKFYSNGLDLELAQTTEGFLDKWLWKLFRRLLTYPMPTISLLNGHAFAGGFMLAMYHDYRIQNPSKGFLCINELEFGVPLQAPMMHVFREKLTPNVCRDVVLEAKRFPGPEALRVGIVDGLGGVEETVKFVKERKLVLMPKTEIYGVMKEEMYRRLLGVVDDHSGNLEWRERVEERKGEMEDVGRKSVEVWEGRKGAKL; encoded by the exons atgtccaccaccacatctccgctcttcaccctccccatTCCTTCCACCTCCGGCTCCATCACCTGCACCAACCCATCCCCCGACCAGCCGACAATCTACCTCCTCACTTTCACCTCACCCCCAGATAACCGTCTCACCCCGACCTTTATCGACACCTTTCTCCTGgccctcgacatcatcgaacACCGCTACCAAAAGGGTGTTTTAATCACCACCAGCGGGATTCCCAAATTCTACAGCAATGGACTAGATCTCGAACTTGCGCAAACCACAGAGGGGTTTTTGGATAAATGGCTGTGGAAGTTATTCCGTCGACTGTTAAC CTACCCCATgcccaccatctccctcctAAACGGCCACGCCTTCGCCGGCGGCTTCATGCTCGCCATGTACCACGACTACCGGATCCAGAACCCGAGTAAGGGCTTTCTATGCATCAACGAGCTCGAATTCGGGGTGCCGTTGCAAGCGCCCATGATGCATGTCTTCCGGGAGAAGTTGACGCCGAATGTGTGTCGGGATGTTGTGCTCGAGGCGAAGAGGTTCCCTGGGCCGGAGGCGCTGCGCGTGGGCATTGTGGATGGTCTCGGGGGTGTGGAGGAGACGGTGAAGTTcgtgaaggagaggaagttggTGTTGATGCCCAAGACGGAGATTTACGGggtgatgaaggaggagatgtatCGGaggttgttgggggtggtggatgatcaTTCGGGGAATTTGGAGTGGAGGGagcgggtggaggagaggaagggcgagatggaggatgttgggaggaagagtgtggaggtttgggaggggaggaagggggcGAAGTTGTGA
- a CDS encoding uncharacterized protein (COG:S;~EggNog:ENOG410Q1IQ): protein MQSSHHHHQQPPQPPKQAAYNQPTNPVTHTPSEQRTSQSSSQNPSQYDHLPRHRGDALSPITRNAASQPSNSNTNPNTSKHQEAMRNAASTLDTEYGVEQQPAEGDIARAVQGKSADARARAQAGAHAGAVGSAEGPGAPGYEKGEMADLDQKREMHDRMLGDRVGQSPAEPEDEVRRRKLRQDEEVDVVGAASRGSKGRVV from the coding sequence ATGCAatcatcccaccaccaccaccaacaacccccccAACCTCCCAAACAAGCCGCCtacaaccaacccaccaaccccGTAACCCACACACCCTCCGAGCAACGCACTTCCCAATCCTCATCCCAGAATCCATCGCAATACGACCACCTCCCCCGGCACCGCGGCGACGCCCTATCCCCCATAACCCGCAACGCAGCCTCCCAgccctccaactccaacaccaaccctAACACCAGCAAACACCAAGAAGCCATGCGCAACGCCGCCTCCACCCTCGACACCGAATACGGAGTCGAGCAGCAGCCCGCAGAAGGGGACATCGCGCGGGCCGTGCAGGGCAAGTCGGCGGATGCGCGGGCGAGAGCACAAGCGGGGGCGCATGCGGGCGCGGTAGGCAGTGCTGAGGGGCCAGGGGCGCCGGGGTAcgagaagggcgagatgGCGGATTTGGATcagaagagggagatgcaTGATAGGATGTTGGGGGATCGGGTGGGACAGAGTCCGGCGGagccggaggatgaggtgaggaggaggaagttgaggcaggatgaggaggtggatgtggtggggGCGGCGAGTAGGGGGTCTAAGGGGAGGGTTGTTTGA
- a CDS encoding transcription initiation factor TFIID subunit 7 family protein (BUSCO:EOG09263U08;~COG:K;~EggNog:ENOG410PNAA;~InterPro:IPR037817,IPR006751;~PFAM:PF04658;~go_component: GO:0005669 - transcription factor TFIID complex [Evidence IEA];~go_process: GO:0006367 - transcription initiation from RNA polymerase II promoter [Evidence IEA]) — protein sequence MSDTPRPSLKLTFGKKKAPEETPQRQPAAPPPPTETPQRKLTLKIARRPAPEAPPEDDKLKKKKKTSKKRPAEGPALQEPSTTVATAQPSGPKRLKLNPSKKPGVQSLRIKNKGLVPNRPVGVGYDSEASDTEIDPSIEEQFILRMLPGEDCEYLQRAIAERRFDRSEISFKPLTREGRRAIFKIRDHQYAAALVDLPCIIEGMKSWDRRGWYKSADICQMLLILGPVANEQEAMDYPLPSDILHPDDKTLQYPHGLTPPLRWVRKRRFRERISTRTIEQVEKAVEDLIAQDEAAVAPIRYELVDKTALNRAEGLVQSGDYDYEDEYDDEQDAEGEMEEGMEDGGLFDDFEDTLAAEMEAALAAGDEGEAGAAAAAPGAEPPSDAGVYQAGTPMATKPSTPAPESSGDESDGSDDGDEPEDELDDEQLEQQRQMQQQREEIAELEALIRAETAKWEKMQNAILKGKLAKRIHDLKQDLSLKKVSIGEGDDADG from the coding sequence ATGTCGGACACACCCCGTCCATCGCTCAAGCTCACCTtcgggaaaaagaaggcgCCCGAGGAAACACCCCAGAGACAGCCTGCtgcacctcctccgccaacagAGACTCCTCAACGCAAACTCACGCTCAAGATCGCCCGTAGACCGGCACCAGAAGCGCCGCCCGAGGATGACAAActcaagaaaaagaagaagacttcGAAGAAGCGCCCAGCAGAGGGACCCGCGTTGCAGGAACCATCCACCACGGTCGCGACAGCCCAACCCTCTGGACCTAAACGCCTGAAATTAAACCCATCGAAGAAGCCTGGGGTCCAGTCGCTCCGTATCAAGAACAAGGGGCTGGTCCCCAACCGACCAGTGGGTGTTGGCTACGACTCGGAGGCATCCGACACGGAAATCGACCCCTCGATCGAAGAACAATTCATTTTGCGCATGCTGCCCGGAGAGGATTGCGAATATCTCCAACGCGCCATTGCTGAACGCCGGTTCGACCGTTCGGAGATTTCTTTCAAACCACTCACCCGTGAGGGACGACGCGCCATCTTCAAGATCCGCGATCATCAATACGCCGCAGCGCTGGTGGACTTGCCATGTATCATCGAAGGTATGAAGAGTTGGGACCGGCGTGGGTGGTACAAATCTGCGGATATCTGCCAGATGCTTCTGATCCTTGGCCCGGTTGCCAATGAACAAGAGGCCATGGACTACCCACTCCCCTCGGACATCCTACACCCAGACGACAAGACACTGCAATACCCACATGGTCTCACACCACCGTTGCGATGGGTGAGAAAGCGCCGTTTCCGCGAACGGATTAGCACGCGGACTATCGAGCAGGTCGAGAAGGCCGTCGAGGATCTGATCGCCCAGGATGAGGCTGCCGTGGCACCTATCCGCTACGAGCTGGTTGATAAGACAGCATTGAACCGGGCTGAGGGACTGGTCCAGAGTGGAGATTACGACTACGAAGACgaatatgatgatgagcaggATGCCGAGGgtgagatggaggaaggcATGGAAGACGGTGGTCTGttcgatgactttgaagaCACTCTGGCTGCCGAGATGGAGGCTGCCTTGGCTGCCGGCGACGAAGGCGAGGCAGGCGCTGCGGCCGCGGCACCTGGAGCCGAGCCACCATCAGATGCTGGGGTATACCAAGCGGGCACGCCGATGGCAACGAAGCCGTCCACACCAGCGCCAGAATCATCCGGTGACGAGAGTGACGGGTCCGACGATGGTGACGAACCGGAAGACGAGCTGGACGATGAGCAACTTGAGCAACAGcggcagatgcagcagcaacgcGAGGAAATTGCCGAACTGGAGGCATTGATCCGGGCCGAGACGGCGAAGTGGGAGAAGATGCAGAACGCCATTCTGAAGGGCAAACTGGCCAAGCGCATCCACGATCTGAAACAAGATCTATCACTGAAGAAGGTGTCTATCGGCGAGggcgatgatgctgatggttAA
- a CDS encoding Bromodomain associated domain protein (COG:S;~EggNog:ENOG410PPW0;~InterPro:IPR009072,IPR006565;~PFAM:PF07524;~go_function: GO:0046982 - protein heterodimerization activity [Evidence IEA]), translating into MSGSNLHNALLRPPIIQILRAAGFHATRPSVLDTLADLTAQYIMILASSTTAHAANAHPHDPVPVLEDIYQALQDAGALRPQLREWEEDWQGEEDMRGLEGFLSWFTGPANREIRRIAGFVPSEGDMVDADALEKEDFLTALKKKHSKTGEESRYAGTVLGKSADEHPIIIEGGAPSLQDWGSQMRSRAPYMADSDSSGVSSAPSNLSDGEGMDV; encoded by the coding sequence ATGTCTGGCTCCAATCTACACAAcgctcttctccgcccgccAATAATCCAGATCCTGCGCGCAGCAGGCTTCCATGCGACGCGACCGTCCGTTTTAGACACCCTCGCTGACCTTACCGCCCAATACATCATGATCCTTGCTTCATCTACGACTGCCCATGCTGCAAACGCTCATCCGCATGACCCTGTTCCGGTCCTCGAAGATATCTACCAAGCGCTGCAAGACGCAGGCGCGCTACGACCCCAGCTGCGAGAATGGGAGGAGGACTggcagggagaagaagatatgCGAGGTTTAGAAGGCTTTTTGTCGTGGTTCACTGGGCCGGCCAACCGGGAGATTCGACGAATTGCTGGATTTGTGCCCAGTGAAGGCGACATGGTCGATGCGGACGCTCTCGAGAAAGAAGACTTTTTGACggcattgaagaagaaacacaGCAAAACCGGCGAAGAGTCGAGATATGCGGGAACCGTGCTCGGAAAGAGCGCCGACGAGCATCCTATCATCATCGAGGGTGGCGCGCCCAGTCTCCAAGACTGGGGTTCACAGATGCGGTCGCGGGCGCCGTACATGGCTGACAGCGATTCGTCTGGTGTCAGTAGTGCGCCGAGCAACTTGTCcgatggggaagggatggatgtgTGA
- a CDS encoding pH-signaling protein PalC (COG:K;~EggNog:ENOG410PIA6;~InterPro:IPR038499,IPR004328,IPR037505;~go_process: GO:0071467 - cellular response to pH [Evidence IEA]), giving the protein MQTSFLAAAEIFTSSNSTPALPFLLHSSFNTPITTTITMVYAFTLPSTSHLSFQTFLTSSTHPSLPQAATTARHALRQALKAHKRLPRGPQQDAHLQTLLTTITSYLPYLLALSNGLSSKPGDTSPTEEIEITLRTEITSAWRPTLTNPTTTLSLKQRPTTTRIQGQGLDFEIAFVLSTLSYVLNSLARIGVTRTLYASTTPTPEQRTAAIQTATKHLLQASAVHSLLASSPSFATAAHSICNSNKNGTSTLPDLDPATQAALSCLALAEATLLAVLKDDSYVAACIQARNPNDKDWMVRAPEIPKVRAHLFARLCIRAAEYAEQAAAGLGSVRSEGRMGIDDDLLGYTRVLGRVARARACRFFGVDAELSGKIGEGIAWLRAAKGALGVRGAGTGGAEAKETSTKSRTGLSRLKQGWMERREERRMEKDAGSRDRTEKGELGPGDNAGREEESRVIEMLETKWVRMNDTINTQLIPPSTDLLANLPSGRDIHSAPAPYKIPSLDEEQLVRMRAPPAEDDFGPGSDVEDSDEEAASVARVYTPGTVPERSDSAYY; this is encoded by the exons ATGCAAACGAGCTTCTTGGCTGCCGCGGagatcttcacctcctccaactcaaCTCCAGCTCTCCCCTTCCTACTCCACTCCAGCTTCAACAccccaatcaccaccaccatcaccatggtcTACGCCTTCACACTgccctccacctcccatcTTTCCTTCCAGACCTTCCTTACCTCCAGCACCcacccttctctcccccaagcagccaccaccgcccgcCATGCTCTCCGACAAGCTCTCAAAGCACACAAGCGTTTACCCCGCGGTCCGCAACAAGACGCCCACCTGCAGactctcctcaccaccataaCCAGCTACCTCCCTTAcctcctcgctctctccAACGGCCTCAGCAGCAAACCCGGCGACACATCTCCCACCGAAGAAATTGAAATTACCCTCCGCACCGAGATCACATCCGCCTGGCGCCCGACCCTCaccaaccccaccaccacgctCTCCCTCAAACAGCggcccaccaccacccgcaTCCAGGGACAGGGTCTCGACTTCGAAATAGCCTTTGTCCTCTCCACTCTCAGCTACGTGCTCAACTCCCTCGCTCGTATCGGCGTCACCCGCACCCTCTACGCATCCACGACCCCGACTCCCGAACAGCGCACCGCCGCCATCCAAACGGCCACcaaacacctcctccaagccagCGCCGTACACTCACTCCTCgcttcctcgccctccttcGCAACCGCAGCCCACTCCATCTGCAATAGCAACAAAAATGGAACCTCTACCCTCCCGGACCTCGACCCCGCCACGCAAGCGGCCCTCTCCTGTCTCGCCCTCGCGGAAGCTACCCTCCTCGCTGTGCTGAAGGACGATTCCTACGTCGCGGCCTGTATTCAGGCGCGCAATCCCAATGACAAGGACTGGATGGTCCGCGCGCCGGAGATCCCTAAGGTCCGCGCGCACCTCTTCGCGAGATTGTGTATCCGGGCTGCGGAGTACGCGGAGCAAGCTGCTGCGGGGCTGGGATCTGTCCGATCGGAGGGGCGGATggggattgatgatgatctgcTAGGGTATACACGGGTGCTGGGACGGGTTGCGCGGGCGAGAGCCTGCCGCTTCTTCGGGGTGGATGCGGAGTTGTCCGGGAAGATCGGGGAGGGGATTGCATGGTTGAGAGCAGCGAAGGGGGCATTGGGGGTTAGGGGAGCTGGGACAGGTGGAGCGGAAGCGAAGGAGACGAGTACGAAGAGCCGGACCGGGCTGTCGAGGCTGAAGCAGGGTTGGATGGAGCGGCGGGAGGAGAGacggatggagaaggatgcgGGCAGTCGGGATCGGACGGAGAAGGGCGAGCTAGGACCGGGGGATAATGCAGGtcgggaggaggagagtcgAGTGATAGAGATGCTGGAGACGAAGTGGGTGCGAATGAATGATACG ATTAATACCCAGCTGATCCCACCCTCTACGGACCTGCTTGCAAACTTGCCCTCCGGTCGAGATATCCATTCCGCGCCAGCGCCGTACAAGATCCCCTCGCTGGATGAGGAGCAGCTGGTGCGCATGCGTGCGCCGCCGGCGGAGGACGACTTTGGACCGGGGAGTGATGTCGAGGATAGTGATGAAGAGGCGGCCAGTGTAGCGCGCGTGTATACGCCGGGAACAGTACCGGAGCGGAGTGACAGTGCCTATTATTGA